In Phycisphaerae bacterium, one DNA window encodes the following:
- a CDS encoding response regulator encodes MPVDKEEKIGPKGVYTTGEVAEICKVSQQTVIRCFDSGRLKGFRVPGSKFRRIPRESLIQFMKENGIPLDNLDSGKKRVLVVDDDEAILEMLTELLERDGRFEVRVARGGYEAGLTTQEFRPDCIVLDYKLPDIDGNRVCKAVRSNPAFADMKIILISGVADPDEINELLASGADDFLRKPFQIDELISRILKLVQV; translated from the coding sequence ATGCCGGTGGATAAAGAGGAGAAAATCGGACCCAAGGGCGTTTATACGACCGGTGAGGTTGCCGAGATCTGCAAGGTCAGCCAGCAGACTGTCATCCGGTGCTTCGATAGCGGTCGTCTCAAGGGCTTCCGCGTGCCGGGATCGAAGTTCCGGCGTATCCCGCGGGAAAGCCTCATCCAGTTCATGAAAGAGAACGGTATCCCGCTGGACAATCTCGATTCGGGCAAGAAGCGGGTGCTGGTGGTGGATGATGACGAAGCCATTCTCGAAATGCTGACCGAGTTGCTGGAACGCGACGGCCGCTTTGAAGTCCGGGTTGCTCGAGGCGGCTACGAGGCCGGTTTGACCACCCAGGAGTTCCGACCGGATTGCATCGTGCTGGACTACAAGCTTCCGGACATCGACGGCAACCGCGTCTGCAAGGCCGTACGGTCGAACCCGGCCTTCGCGGACATGAAGATCATCCTGATCAGTGGCGTGGCAGACCCGGACGAAATCAATGAACTGCTGGCTTCCGGCGCCGACGATTTTCTGCGTAAGCCGTTCCAGATCGACGAGCTGATTTCGCGGATTCTGAAGTTGGTTCAGGTCTAG
- a CDS encoding NAD(P)(+) transhydrogenase (Re/Si-specific) subunit beta: MGQLLVDLGVSLILVLGISQFRTPRGARTGNLTAAFALACAVAIVLARHSVAALPVMLVAGAAGIATGCAMALRVRMIQIPAMVAFQHGMGGVAAFLVSFVELVGQTGRSLSSLSEVSALLGLCVGTATFSGSMVASGKLAGRIRQTPVILAGHNVVLAALSIGCVLLMLAAGLADRAAVVAAVSATLFVVAAAWGVVFSVRIGGADMPVLISFLNATAGLAAALCGVAIRNQLLIVCGATVAASGSILTHVMCRAMNRSLTNVFAGLRPADAGLEAGPATRAEAITPSRTCLENSPLPAEPLVQPETMDPFSRAIEAVRSAQSVIIVPGYGMALADAQETTVRLAERLASMGKSVLFAIHPVAGRMPGHMHVLLAEAEVDYGMIRELKDVNPQFAQTDLALIVGACDVVNPAAIESQGTPISGMPILLAHEAGTVIVCNLDDRPGYSGVENPLYRQPRTILLLGDAKETLARLFRDLV; this comes from the coding sequence ATGGGACAATTGCTGGTCGATCTGGGTGTGTCGCTGATCCTGGTTCTGGGTATCTCGCAATTCCGAACGCCGCGGGGCGCCCGTACCGGCAATCTGACGGCCGCCTTTGCACTGGCTTGTGCGGTCGCGATCGTCCTGGCGCGTCACTCTGTGGCGGCCCTCCCGGTGATGCTGGTGGCGGGCGCTGCGGGGATCGCGACCGGTTGCGCGATGGCTCTTCGGGTCAGAATGATTCAGATCCCGGCGATGGTCGCCTTCCAGCACGGTATGGGCGGCGTGGCAGCGTTTCTCGTATCCTTTGTCGAATTGGTGGGGCAAACCGGGCGATCCTTGTCGAGCCTGTCCGAGGTGTCGGCTCTGCTGGGGCTCTGTGTTGGGACGGCAACATTCAGTGGGAGCATGGTCGCAAGCGGCAAGCTCGCCGGCCGAATTCGCCAGACTCCGGTAATTCTCGCCGGCCACAACGTCGTCCTTGCGGCCCTGTCGATCGGATGCGTCTTGCTGATGCTTGCGGCGGGTCTGGCTGATCGAGCGGCTGTTGTGGCGGCGGTCTCAGCGACCCTGTTCGTGGTTGCCGCGGCGTGGGGCGTAGTGTTCTCGGTCCGGATCGGCGGTGCGGACATGCCCGTACTCATTTCCTTCCTGAACGCCACCGCAGGCTTGGCGGCCGCCCTCTGCGGGGTGGCGATCCGCAATCAGTTGCTTATCGTTTGCGGGGCAACGGTGGCGGCGTCGGGCTCGATCCTGACGCACGTCATGTGCCGGGCCATGAATCGCAGCCTGACGAATGTCTTCGCCGGGCTGCGTCCGGCAGACGCGGGACTGGAAGCTGGACCTGCAACCAGGGCTGAGGCGATCACCCCAAGCCGGACCTGCCTTGAGAATTCGCCGCTCCCCGCGGAGCCATTGGTTCAGCCTGAAACAATGGATCCTTTTTCTCGGGCTATCGAAGCCGTCCGCAGCGCCCAATCCGTCATCATCGTTCCGGGTTATGGCATGGCTCTGGCTGACGCTCAGGAGACGACGGTCCGACTGGCGGAGCGCTTGGCGAGCATGGGGAAGAGCGTGCTGTTCGCCATCCACCCTGTTGCCGGGCGCATGCCAGGGCACATGCACGTCTTGCTGGCCGAAGCCGAGGTCGACTACGGCATGATCCGTGAGTTAAAGGACGTCAACCCGCAGTTTGCCCAAACCGATCTGGCACTTATCGTGGGGGCCTGCGACGTCGTCAATCCCGCGGCCATTGAGAGCCAAGGAACACCCATCTCGGGTATGCCCATTCTGCTGGCCCACGAAGCTGGCACAGTCATCGTCTGCAATCTCGATGATCGACCGGGTTACTCCGGTGTCGAGAACCCGCTCTATCGGCAACCCCGCACGATACTGCTCCTGGGAGATGCCAAGGAGACGCTAGCCCGTCTTTTCCGCGATCTTGTCTAA
- a CDS encoding NAD(P) transhydrogenase subunit alpha yields the protein MADSRPKDYIAMLDLLLMLAVFAAAFATGYVLISRVPAMLHTPLMSMTNAISAVTILGALLLFTGHARTMEKTLGAAALAAAAFNLVGGFVITDRMLGLFRKKGSTDPGE from the coding sequence ATGGCAGACAGCAGGCCCAAGGATTATATCGCGATGTTGGATCTCCTGTTGATGCTCGCAGTCTTTGCCGCTGCTTTTGCGACCGGCTACGTCCTCATCTCACGGGTTCCGGCGATGCTGCACACGCCGCTGATGTCCATGACTAATGCCATCTCGGCGGTCACGATCCTTGGCGCATTGCTGCTGTTTACCGGGCACGCAAGAACAATGGAAAAGACGCTCGGCGCGGCGGCCCTGGCGGCGGCGGCGTTCAACCTCGTGGGAGGATTTGTCATTACCGATCGAATGTTGGGCCTGTTTCGCAAGAAAGGGTCGACCGATCCGGGGGAATGA
- a CDS encoding NAD(P) transhydrogenase subunit alpha has protein sequence MIIGIPREILAEERRVSALPETVARYVQMGFTVLVERSAGRGVFRSDEEYAKAGAEIVPDARSLFDRSDVILKVKQPCFNEQLQAHEAALLHKGSILITFLHPAAPANHDMVRTLRDRGVIALTMDGVPRISRAQTMDALTSMSTITGYRSILIAANHFPRFIPMIGTAIGTIQPAQILVVGAGVVGLQAIATAKRLGGVVKVVDIRSEARREAGSLKGTQVVGFEVPDELAHGEGGYARALPPEWLEREREMLRSIVPQVDIIILSALVPGELAPVLITEDMVMNMKPGSVVVDVSIDQGGNCAMTVSGREVMVHDVYICGTANIPGSMAVDATWLYAHNMLHYVENLFPNGPGRPNLEDEIVLHSLVTIDGKIVHKGALKAMG, from the coding sequence ATGATCATCGGCATACCCAGGGAGATTCTCGCGGAGGAACGCCGGGTGTCAGCTTTGCCCGAAACCGTCGCCCGATACGTCCAAATGGGCTTTACGGTCCTGGTCGAGCGATCGGCCGGAAGAGGCGTGTTTCGATCGGACGAGGAGTACGCCAAGGCGGGGGCCGAGATCGTGCCTGATGCCCGGTCGCTCTTTGACCGGTCGGACGTCATACTCAAGGTCAAGCAACCGTGTTTCAACGAGCAGTTGCAGGCTCACGAGGCTGCTCTACTCCACAAGGGCTCGATTTTGATCACCTTTCTGCACCCGGCCGCCCCGGCCAATCACGACATGGTCCGCACGCTTCGCGATCGCGGCGTGATCGCCCTGACCATGGACGGCGTGCCGCGCATCTCGAGGGCCCAGACCATGGACGCCCTGACCTCCATGAGCACCATCACCGGCTATCGCTCCATTCTGATCGCTGCGAACCATTTCCCTCGCTTCATTCCGATGATCGGGACGGCCATCGGCACGATACAACCGGCCCAGATTCTGGTGGTCGGGGCTGGTGTCGTCGGCCTGCAGGCCATCGCCACCGCGAAGCGGCTGGGAGGGGTGGTCAAGGTGGTGGACATCCGTAGCGAGGCCCGCCGCGAGGCCGGAAGCCTCAAGGGCACGCAGGTTGTCGGTTTCGAAGTACCTGATGAGCTGGCCCATGGCGAAGGCGGCTATGCCCGGGCTCTGCCTCCGGAATGGCTGGAGCGGGAACGAGAGATGCTTCGTTCCATCGTGCCGCAGGTCGACATCATCATTCTGAGCGCATTGGTTCCGGGCGAGTTAGCGCCCGTGCTGATTACCGAAGACATGGTGATGAACATGAAACCCGGCTCGGTGGTGGTGGACGTGTCAATCGATCAAGGCGGCAACTGCGCAATGACCGTCTCAGGTCGCGAAGTCATGGTCCACGACGTGTACATCTGCGGAACGGCGAACATCCCCGGCTCGATGGCCGTCGACGCAACCTGGTTGTACGCCCATAACATGCTTCACTATGTCGAGAACCTGTTTCCCAACGGCCCCGGCCGGCCCAACCTCGAGGACGAGATCGTCCTACACTCGCTCGTGACCATCGATGGAAAGATCGTCCACAAGGGAGCCCTGAAGGCCATGGGCTAA